The Myxococcales bacterium sequence CTGGACGCGGAGGCCGCGAATGGAATCACGGTTCGTAGGAAAATTTCAGTAGATGGCGAGTCTTCTCCGGAGATCAAGGAGACGACGCTCAAGGATTTGTCGCATATCCTGACAACCGATGAGGCGAGAAAGGGCATAGCCAAGATAGAACTCCCAAATTATGAATTTAGAAATCCCGAGTTTGCTTCAAAGATCAAGGTGCTGGCTCAGGAACTGATCGAGCCGAACTTCGGGCTCAACCGTTTGGAAACTCAGAAGCGAAGGGACGATGCGGCGCTTAAAGTGAAGAGCGTCGTCCTCAAGGTAAAATCGGGAGAGATGATCATTCGCGAAGGGGCAAGATACGAGCCTTGGCATATAAAGGTCATAGATGGAATCCGCAACGAGAAGAGCCGCGGGATGTATCCTCTCGAATTCATCGGGACCTTCGTCTTAGTCATGCTTTTCATAGTTTTTCCGTTTTATCTCGCCGAGCGTTTTTTTAGAAGGATAAGACCCAGCAAGGCGGACCATATCCTGATGGCCTTCATCGCCATTTCAATTCTTCTCATAGAGAGATTTTACATACTGCTCGCCCCAGGTCTTCACGATGCTTTCTTTTTTAATGCACCAATCACGGCTCTGCACTATGCGATTCCTATCGCAGGCGGTGCCATGCTTCTGAGGATGTATCTTGCCCCGGAGATATCGATGGTCTTCGCTCTCTCGATGAGCGTGCTTTCAGGGCTACTGCTGGAAGCAGATATGAATTTCTACGTTTACATAATAATGACCAACTTGGGCGCGGTGATAGCGGTGGCGAGAGTTGACAAGAGGAGTTCCATCTTGAAGGCCGGGCTTCTCACTGGGGCCATAGGTGTCGCTGCAATAGTGGGCACCAGCATGATAGGGTTTGCCAGCGCATCCATGTCGGCCTCTTTCTCCGGAATGATGTGGGGGATTCTTCTGTCCATGATAGGCGGAATTGCCTGTTCGATATATACGATGCTCGCAGCCCCGATAGTCGAATCGCTTTCCGGATATACCTCCGACATCAAACTGCTCGAGCTGGCAAATCTCAATCATCCGCTCCTCAGGGAACTCATCGTAAGGGCTCCCGGGACCTATCATCATTCCCATCTGGTCGGAATTTTAGGAGAGGCGGCGGCCGAGTCGATCGGAGCCAATCCGCTTCTGGTGCGTGTCGGCGCCTACTATCATGACATAGGAAAGTTGAAAAAGCCCCAGTACTTCATCGAAAATTCAAAAAGCGGCGAGAATAAACACGAGAAGATAAGTCCCAACATGTCAGCTCTGGTGATCTCTGCGCATGTGAAGGACGGGATGGAATTGGCCCTTAGCTCCGGCATTCCGAAGCGCATAGCCGACATGATACCCCAGCATCACGGAACGCGCCTTATGAGCTATTTTTACGCCAAGGCCAAGGAGGGTGAAAATCCGGATGTCGAGAAGGTCGATGAAAAGGACTTCAGGTATCCCGGCCCTAAACCTCAAACCAGGGAGGCTGCTATACTCATGCTCGCTGACACGGTCGAGGCATCCGTCCGGGCTCTCAAAGAAAAGGGAAGCGCTAGAATACAGCAGACGGTGGAGCGCTCCATCAACGATATATTCGCAGAATCACAGCTCGATGACTGTGAGCTGACCTTGCAGGATCTTCACGATATAGCGAAAGCCTTCGTGAGAATACTTTTGGGTATCTATCACCAAAGAATAGAGTATCCTAAGAATGAAGAGGATAAGAATGAAATCAGCATCATCGATGAAAATTCCACACGTGAAACTGACTCTCTCGAATCGTCACCCGAAGAAGAGAGTCAATCTCAAGGATCTTGAGAGGCGGCTTTCCAGGCATTCCTCCGTTTCCAATGCTGCCCGCAGAAGAGTGGAGGTCGTCTTTACCGATGATCCTACGATAAGGAAGCTCAGCGGAAAGTATAGGGGCATTCGTCATGCGACTGATGTCCTTTCATTTTGCTACGGGGATGAAGGGATAAAACAGGGCTTCGCATTTGGTGAAATCATAATTTCTCTTGATACCGCTGCGAAACAGGCGGCGGAGAGAAAGGGGACTTTGCGCGACGAGTTGCTCCTGCTTATCATCCACGGTCTGCTTCACATGGCAGGCATGGATGATGAGGATCCCGATTCATGGATTGCGATGAGACATGCCGAGTTTGAAAATCTTATAAAGATTGTTTAGGTTGCGCAGCCACCTGTTTCTAGATAACTCAAGAGGGATTTTATGTATATGATCGAAATGAGCCGATGCAAAAGGGTGATTCTGGCACTTATTTCCGGTTTGCTTGTCAGCGCTTCTTTTCCATTCTATCTGGCAGGTTTTAGCGCCCCGGACATGGGATGGATTGCGTGGTTTGCCCTGGTCCCTCTGTTCGTGGCAATCAGGGGGCTCGCTCCCAGAAAAGTTTTTTTGCTCACCTTCGTGGCTGCCTTCGTCTGGTATGGCACTTCGGTTTTCTGGGTTGGAAATGCGATGTACGTATTCGGCGGGCTCTCCCTGTCCATCTCCTCCCTGATAACCCTTCTGCTGGTTCTCGTAGTGACCCTTCACATATCCCTGGCCCCTGCGATAGCAGCCTTTATTTCACAGAGGTGGCGCGGTGAACCGATACTTCTGCTGCCGCTGGTCTGGGTAGCGATGGAGCTTTTCAGAAATTATTTTCCGTGCGGAGGCTTCCCGTGGTCAACGATGGCGATGTCCCAGTGGAAATATCTTCCGCTCATTCAAATCGCGGATATCGTAGGAGCGTACGGAGTTATCTTCCTTGTAGTTTTTATCAATGCCTCCATCGCCGAAGCGATCTTTTTTCTCTGCAAAAAAAATGTTTCCCATCCGCTTTTCAAGCTGTCAATTTCAATTCTGATAATAGCCGGGGTCTTGTCGTACGGATATTTCAGAATGGGGCGGATAGATTCCATATCGGAAAGTTCGGAGATATATCCGATAGCTCTGATTCAGGGGAATATATCGCAGGATGAAAAGTGGGATTCCGGAAAGGCGCAAAAAAATCTTGATGCGTATCGCCAAGAGGCGGCGAAACTGCTGCATGGACAGGTTCAGCTGATAGTCTGGCCGGAGGCCTCCTTTCCATGGTATCTGAAGGGCGATTCCAAAGAGTTGCCTCCCTCTAACTTCGGCATACCGGAGGGTTTCATAGGAAAAGCTCCGTTCACGCTGTTTGGCGCCATCCTCTCGGAAGAAAACGATATCTATCGAAACAGCGCAGTTCTCGTGGATTCCGGGGGAAAGGTCGAATCCGTTTACCATAAGGTCCATATGGTTCCGTTTGGCGAGTATGTCCCGTATGAAAAACTATTTTTCTTTCTCAGAAGAATAGCCCTGCCGACGGGGAATTTTATTCCAGGCGAAGATATTCATCCAATGAGCGCAGGGGGAGTGCGTTTTACTCCGCTTATATGCTACGAAGATATATTTCCGGAGCTTGCCAGGTCATCGACCTTGCAGGGCGGTGAGTTCATAGCCAATATAACGAACAATGCCTGGTTTGGAAGAACGGCGGCTCCTTTTCAGCATCTGGCCCTTTCGATATTTCGTGCCGTCGAAAACAGAAGGTATATGCTGCGTTCCACGAACACGGGGGTCTCCGCGGTCGTCGATCCTGTTGGAAGGGTTTTAGTGAGATCGGAGCTTTTTGAGCCTGCGACCATAGTGTCGAGCCTGAAGAGGATGGATCTTATTTCAAGCTACACAAAAAACGGCGACTGGTTCGCGTTGGGGTGCGCGCTTTACACCCTCATAGGAATGTTTTTTGGGCTGGCTGCTAAGTACAGGCGCGGATAATCAGCCATGAATTGGGGGGAATGATGAACAGGGAACTTCGTGAGAAATACGACAACCTGAAGGATCGTCTGGTAGAGATTAGGGGGCATCTTTGACGTAGATGCTAAAAAGCAGCGAATATCCGAGATCGACAATATATCACATCAACCTGGCTTCTGGGACGATGCGCGAAATGCCGGCAAGCTGACCAAAGAGAGAGATTCCCTCGTGGCAGTGGCTGAGGAATACGATTCTCTCGTTGCGATAGCGGGGGATGTCGAGGCTATCATCGACTTGTTGGACTCAGACGATTCTCCTGAACTTGTAAAGGAGGCGGAGACGGAGCTCAGTAAAGCCGATGAGATCATAGCTAGGATCGAATTTCGACGCATGCTCTCCGGAGAGCATGACGGCAGCGATGCCATCCTCTTTATAAACGCCGGCGCAGGCGGGACCGAGGCATGCGATTGGGTGGAGATATTGCTGCGCATGTATAGGCGTTGGGCCGATGAAAAGGGGTATAAAACTGAGATAGTCGATTTCACGCTCGGCGATGGGGCAGGTTTTAGAAGCGTGACTATGACCGTCGCCGGAGAGTTCGCCTACGGATATTTGAAAGCGGAAAATGGTGTGCATAGGCTGGTGAGAATCTCCCCCTTCGACGCGAACAAGAGGCGGCACACCTCGTTCACCTCGGTCTTTGTACTTCCCGAGGTCGAGGATGATATCGAGATAGAGATCAGGTCCGAGGACCTTCGGGTCGATACCTACAGGGCTGGGGGGGCCGGAGGCCAGCACGTAAACAAGACCGACTCCGCCGTAAGGCTCACTCATATCCCGACCGGGATAGTGGTGGCATGTCAGAGCCAGAGAAGTCAGCACCAGAACAGGGATACTGCGATGAAACTGCTACGTTCGAAATTGTATGAACTCGAGATGCAGAAGAAGATGGATGCCCAGGCCGAACTGGAGAAGGATAAGAAAAGAATCGAGTGGGGTTCGCAGATCAGATCATACGTGCTTCAGCCGTACAGGCTCATAAAGGATCACAGGACCGGATATGAGAGCGGCAACGTCGATGCGGTTCTCGACGGCGATTTGGATGAATTCATCAGGGCCTATCTTTTGAGGGGGGATAGATAGCTCCTTGACTTCCTGTGCCTTGTAAATATAACTCGTTGAAATTTCAGTATTTGGCACCTTAGAGGGGAACGGTATTTCCGCTTGAGGCGTGCGTGGAATGAGATTCATGGCCGTCATACTCGAGTGACGAAAAGGTTGTCATCCCCGAGCGGTTTCGTCGGGGATCCGGCAAAAATCCTGACCGGGCTCCTCTTTGGATAGATCTTTAATTACCTATGTAAGCACTGCATATATAAGGGCCGCATATGTCTGAATCAGAAAATCAATATGTGAAGATAAGAAAGAAGAAGGGGGCCGACCTCAGAAGTGAAGGGATAAACCCCTTTAAAAACGGCATCTCTCCGACGCATAAGATAGGCGGTATCCTAGGAAAATATGGCTCAGTGGAGGGGGCTGCCCTGGAGGCCGACCAGTCTGAATTCGTCATAGCCGGAAGGATGATGGCCCTTCGTTCCTTCGGAAAGGCCGCATTCTTAAAGCTTCGCGACAACTCCGGAGACTTGCAGGTTTTTGTTGAAAAACAAACAGTTGGAGAGGAACAGTTCAAGCTTTTTAAGAAGCTCGATGTGGGTGATATCGTGCTTTTTAAAGGAAATCTTTTTAGGACCAAAACCGATGAGCTGACTCTTGCATCGAACTCCTTAACCCTACTGACTAAATCCTACAGGCCGCTTCCTGAAAAATGGCATGGCCTCACCGATGTCGAAACCAGATACAGGCAGCGCTATGTCGATCTCATAGTCAACGAAGGGGTCATGGAGACCTTCATCAAGCGTTCCCGGATAATTCAGGCGCTAAGGGATTTTATGACCGAACGCGATTTTTTGGAGGTCGAAACTCCCATGATGCATCCGATACCCGGGGGAGCCGCCGCAAAGCCCTTCGTTACGCATCACAACAAGCTCGATATGGATCTATATCTGAGGGTTGCCCCCGAGTTATATCTCAAGCGATTACTGGTGGGGGGGATGGAGAGGGTCTTCGAGATCAACAGGAATTTTAGAAATGAAGGGATCTCCATCAAGCATAATCCTGAGTTTACGATGCTCGAGTTCTATCAGAGCTATGCAACATATGAGGACCTTATAAAACTTACGGAGGAGATGCTTTCATCCATTTCGCAAAAAGTTCTTGGTAAAACCAAGATTTTGTATCAGGGGCAGGAAATAGATTTCACGCCTCCATACAAGCGCTATACCATCGAAGAGTCGTTGATAGAGGTAGGAAAGGTTCCGCCGGAGGTTTTGAAATCGCGTGAGAAAGCGCTCAACTTTGCCCAGGGACTCGGCGACAAACTCAAATCCAAGGATGAAGGGCTCGGCGCGATAACGACCGAAATCTTTGAACTCGTGGTTGAACAAAAGCTGATAAACCCGACGTTCATCACGCAGTATCCTATAGAGGTTTCTCCGCTTTCGAGAAGAAACGAGGCCAATCCCGAATATGCGGACCGCTTCGAACTCTTCATATATGGAAGGGAGATAGCAAATGGATTTTCTGAGTTGAATGATCCAGAGGATCAGGCCTCCCGTTTCAAATCGCAGGTCGATGCGCTCCATCGTGGTGACGAAGAGGCGATGCATTTCGACGAGGACTATATCCAGGCACTCGAGTACGGAATGCCGCCAGCTGCCGGAGAGGGGATAGGAATTGACAGGCTCGTGATGCTTCTTACCGATTCCCCCTCGATACGCGATGTCATTTTATTTCCGCAGCTCAAGAAGATAAACCAGTGATGCCCTCGAAGGGGTTCAGATGAAGTTTTCATCTTGGATAGCCTGGCGATATTTCTTTTCAGGCAATTCCTCCCAATTCGGACCGTTTCTTTCGGCCGTTTCCGTAACAGGAATCGCCATCGCGATCTTTTTTATGGTCGTGGTGATGTCGGTCATGACCGGTTTTCGCAGCGAGCTTACCGATCGCCTGATAGGGTTCAATGCGCACGTTGAAATTTCTGCCGACGCAGATTCCAGCTCCGGTCTTAGTGCGGAAAAAATTCTGCAGCTTGCGAACTGGAAGGGGCTTGGCTCGGTTCAGAGGTATGTCGAGGGCGAGGTCATAGCCCGTTCAGATGCCAGTGGGGAGATGCTCCTCCAAGGGGCAAGATTAAGGGGGATAGACCCTGACGATATCTCGGCTATCTCTCGTGCCGAATTTCATTTTCCGCAGGTTTACGGATCGGAGGAAAATGGATGGCACGGCGGCGCACTCATCGGGCGCGAAATAGTCGGACAGATATTAGTGCATCCCGATTTTGGCGATTCCATCGAGATAGTCGCCCCCCTTGCTGAAGTAGGGCCGAGCGGAGAACTTTCGCCCAATATGCGAAAGGTCAGGGTGGATGGAGTTTTTAAGACCGGAATATACGAGCACGATTCGAAGTTCATATTACTCCCATACGAACTGGCGGAGGCAACTCTCGGCCTTCAGGGAAGGCGCGGCTTTCGCCTCTTTCTTGCAGACCCGTTCGATGCGCAGGATCTCGTCGCAAAGTTAAACGCAACCCTTCCTGAGGGCTGGACTGCCATCGGATGGCAGGAAAAAAACAAGAGGCTTCTCTCCGCGCTTCGGTTGGAAAGAATCGGGATGGGGATCATACTCACGTTGGCTCTTGTCATTTCCTCACTTTCCATAGGCGGGGTTTTGCTTCTCCTCATAGCATCGAAGAGGAAAGATATGGCCGTTCTGCGATCTTTAGGCTTGCGCGAACGATCGATTGCAGCGATTTTTTCTCTAAACTCGTTTTACATAGGCATGGCCGGTACTTTGATCGGTATGATCTTAGGGGTCGCTGTTTGTCTCTTGCTGGAGGCTAAACCGCTCTCTTTGCCATCATCCTATTATCTCGAATATCTGCCGGTGGATCTGAGTGTTTATTCTGTTATGGCGCCTGCAGTTTTGGGTTCTCTTGTTTCAATAGCAGCGGGAATCAGGCCTGCATTCGGGGCATCCAAATTTTCGGTAGCCGATGCGTTGAGGTATGAATAGATGAAGATGTATGCACTCAGGCGTTTTTTAAAACACCGCTTTTATGCGGACCTCTGCATGCCGCGTTCGGTAAGGGTTATGAAAAGGATATCGACCGTGGCTGTGGCGTTGTCCGTGTGTGCGCTCGTCATTTCGCTTTCGGTGGGCACGGGTTTTGAACGGGCCTATAGAGAGGCGCTGATGGGCTTCAACTCTCATCTGGTTGTGATGAATACATCCGGCACCTTTCCCGTCGAAGAGATTGAAAAAATCAAATCGATAGTGGGCGACGATCTTTTGGGAGCGACACCGTTTCTTTATCGCGAGGCACTCGCTATAAGGCGGGGTGAGGTGCGGGGCGTGGTGTTAAAAGGAATCGATCCCGCTACGTACACGGATGTAAGCGACGTTAAGATTTCTAGCGAGGCGAACCTTTCCACTACAGAACTATTCAGGGGGAATTCTTCCTCCGGGCCTCATGGTGGAATCGTCGGGCTTTCTCTTGCCGAGGGATTGGAAGATGGGGAGATCATCCGCGTGATGATTCCCGATGACCATGGGGGAAAGTTTGTGGAGATGCCGGTTCTTGGCACCTTCGAGTCGGGAATCAACGACTACGATTCGCAGTTCATTTTGATGCGAATAGAAGAGCTGGAGAAAATGTTCGGTTTGAATTCCGGAGAGATAACAGGGGTTGAAATCAAGCTCCGGGATCCCGATTCCTCTGAAAAAATCGGCAGTACTATTACCGATGAGATGGGGCTTCTGTACGAGGTCACGACATGGCAGGAATTGAATTCCGATCTCTTTTCAGCGATCAAACTCGAGAAGGTCGTCTCATCTCTCATAATGGGGTCGATGGTCGTTGTTTCGATGCTGAATCTCATGGCGCTGATAGTCCTGATGATGATGAAACGGCTACCGCAGATATCCCTTTTAAAGGCCATAGGGCTTTGCGCTGCCGAGATCGAAAAGCTGCTCATTTCAGGAGGGCTTTTGGTCGCCAGGAAGGGCGTCATAGCTGGTCTTGCGGGTGGGCTAATCATTTCCTTGATCATTCAGAGGTTCCGAATTATAGAGC is a genomic window containing:
- a CDS encoding HDIG domain-containing protein; amino-acid sequence: MKIEGYNNLKNIILKLKKGDLEDVPPFFRSKAFSWLLILIFASIITLLATVSLQYVPSGIVEGMIAPRNIKADRNYEITDEEATEKIRGEAIVGILPVYDLEDAVSASIAERIKLAFANARVKYQSQMDLLRARKQKNDLLSEEESEALRNLFAENLGVLPSQAQWKLLLGERLDARSENYLIDLIIKALEKPVIAERVALDAEAANGITVRRKISVDGESSPEIKETTLKDLSHILTTDEARKGIAKIELPNYEFRNPEFASKIKVLAQELIEPNFGLNRLETQKRRDDAALKVKSVVLKVKSGEMIIREGARYEPWHIKVIDGIRNEKSRGMYPLEFIGTFVLVMLFIVFPFYLAERFFRRIRPSKADHILMAFIAISILLIERFYILLAPGLHDAFFFNAPITALHYAIPIAGGAMLLRMYLAPEISMVFALSMSVLSGLLLEADMNFYVYIIMTNLGAVIAVARVDKRSSILKAGLLTGAIGVAAIVGTSMIGFASASMSASFSGMMWGILLSMIGGIACSIYTMLAAPIVESLSGYTSDIKLLELANLNHPLLRELIVRAPGTYHHSHLVGILGEAAAESIGANPLLVRVGAYYHDIGKLKKPQYFIENSKSGENKHEKISPNMSALVISAHVKDGMELALSSGIPKRIADMIPQHHGTRLMSYFYAKAKEGENPDVEKVDEKDFRYPGPKPQTREAAILMLADTVEASVRALKEKGSARIQQTVERSINDIFAESQLDDCELTLQDLHDIAKAFVRILLGIYHQRIEYPKNEEDKNEISIIDENSTRETDSLESSPEEESQSQGS
- the ybeY gene encoding rRNA maturation RNase YbeY — its product is MKSASSMKIPHVKLTLSNRHPKKRVNLKDLERRLSRHSSVSNAARRRVEVVFTDDPTIRKLSGKYRGIRHATDVLSFCYGDEGIKQGFAFGEIIISLDTAAKQAAERKGTLRDELLLLIIHGLLHMAGMDDEDPDSWIAMRHAEFENLIKIV
- the lnt gene encoding apolipoprotein N-acyltransferase encodes the protein MYMIEMSRCKRVILALISGLLVSASFPFYLAGFSAPDMGWIAWFALVPLFVAIRGLAPRKVFLLTFVAAFVWYGTSVFWVGNAMYVFGGLSLSISSLITLLLVLVVTLHISLAPAIAAFISQRWRGEPILLLPLVWVAMELFRNYFPCGGFPWSTMAMSQWKYLPLIQIADIVGAYGVIFLVVFINASIAEAIFFLCKKNVSHPLFKLSISILIIAGVLSYGYFRMGRIDSISESSEIYPIALIQGNISQDEKWDSGKAQKNLDAYRQEAAKLLHGQVQLIVWPEASFPWYLKGDSKELPPSNFGIPEGFIGKAPFTLFGAILSEENDIYRNSAVLVDSGGKVESVYHKVHMVPFGEYVPYEKLFFFLRRIALPTGNFIPGEDIHPMSAGGVRFTPLICYEDIFPELARSSTLQGGEFIANITNNAWFGRTAAPFQHLALSIFRAVENRRYMLRSTNTGVSAVVDPVGRVLVRSELFEPATIVSSLKRMDLISSYTKNGDWFALGCALYTLIGMFFGLAAKYRRG
- a CDS encoding peptide chain release factor 2 (programmed frameshift); the encoded protein is MNRELREKYDNLKDRLVEIRGHLDVDAKKQRISEIDNISHQPGFWDDARNAGKLTKERDSLVAVAEEYDSLVAIAGDVEAIIDLLDSDDSPELVKEAETELSKADEIIARIEFRRMLSGEHDGSDAILFINAGAGGTEACDWVEILLRMYRRWADEKGYKTEIVDFTLGDGAGFRSVTMTVAGEFAYGYLKAENGVHRLVRISPFDANKRRHTSFTSVFVLPEVEDDIEIEIRSEDLRVDTYRAGGAGGQHVNKTDSAVRLTHIPTGIVVACQSQRSQHQNRDTAMKLLRSKLYELEMQKKMDAQAELEKDKKRIEWGSQIRSYVLQPYRLIKDHRTGYESGNVDAVLDGDLDEFIRAYLLRGDR
- the lysS gene encoding lysine--tRNA ligase yields the protein MSESENQYVKIRKKKGADLRSEGINPFKNGISPTHKIGGILGKYGSVEGAALEADQSEFVIAGRMMALRSFGKAAFLKLRDNSGDLQVFVEKQTVGEEQFKLFKKLDVGDIVLFKGNLFRTKTDELTLASNSLTLLTKSYRPLPEKWHGLTDVETRYRQRYVDLIVNEGVMETFIKRSRIIQALRDFMTERDFLEVETPMMHPIPGGAAAKPFVTHHNKLDMDLYLRVAPELYLKRLLVGGMERVFEINRNFRNEGISIKHNPEFTMLEFYQSYATYEDLIKLTEEMLSSISQKVLGKTKILYQGQEIDFTPPYKRYTIEESLIEVGKVPPEVLKSREKALNFAQGLGDKLKSKDEGLGAITTEIFELVVEQKLINPTFITQYPIEVSPLSRRNEANPEYADRFELFIYGREIANGFSELNDPEDQASRFKSQVDALHRGDEEAMHFDEDYIQALEYGMPPAAGEGIGIDRLVMLLTDSPSIRDVILFPQLKKINQ
- a CDS encoding ABC transporter permease produces the protein MKFSSWIAWRYFFSGNSSQFGPFLSAVSVTGIAIAIFFMVVVMSVMTGFRSELTDRLIGFNAHVEISADADSSSGLSAEKILQLANWKGLGSVQRYVEGEVIARSDASGEMLLQGARLRGIDPDDISAISRAEFHFPQVYGSEENGWHGGALIGREIVGQILVHPDFGDSIEIVAPLAEVGPSGELSPNMRKVRVDGVFKTGIYEHDSKFILLPYELAEATLGLQGRRGFRLFLADPFDAQDLVAKLNATLPEGWTAIGWQEKNKRLLSALRLERIGMGIILTLALVISSLSIGGVLLLLIASKRKDMAVLRSLGLRERSIAAIFSLNSFYIGMAGTLIGMILGVAVCLLLEAKPLSLPSSYYLEYLPVDLSVYSVMAPAVLGSLVSIAAGIRPAFGASKFSVADALRYE
- a CDS encoding ABC transporter permease — encoded protein: MKMYALRRFLKHRFYADLCMPRSVRVMKRISTVAVALSVCALVISLSVGTGFERAYREALMGFNSHLVVMNTSGTFPVEEIEKIKSIVGDDLLGATPFLYREALAIRRGEVRGVVLKGIDPATYTDVSDVKISSEANLSTTELFRGNSSSGPHGGIVGLSLAEGLEDGEIIRVMIPDDHGGKFVEMPVLGTFESGINDYDSQFILMRIEELEKMFGLNSGEITGVEIKLRDPDSSEKIGSTITDEMGLLYEVTTWQELNSDLFSAIKLEKVVSSLIMGSMVVVSMLNLMALIVLMMMKRLPQISLLKAIGLCAAEIEKLLISGGLLVARKGVIAGLAGGLIISLIIQRFRIIELDPEIYLINSLPVEVSPAICGTVLAFCMAAAYAASKVAAKRVAKGISMEGLKIR